From one Chryseobacterium sp. 3008163 genomic stretch:
- a CDS encoding TonB-dependent receptor plug domain-containing protein, with amino-acid sequence MGTETLSIKSIEKLPVLFGEKDVLKTIQLLPGIKSNGEGSSGFSVRGGATDQNLILLDEAPVYNASHLLGFFSTFNSDALKDASIIKGNSPAQYGGRLSSVMDVKMKDGNNKDYNVNGGIGLISSRLSVEGPIQKEKSSFIVSGRRTYADVFLKATDDFKDSKLYFYDLNLKANYQINENNRLYISGYFGRDVLGLGNTFSTDWGNTTATLRWNSIINSKLFSNTSFIYSNYDYKVSLTSNDNTFGLDSQIQDWNLKQDFSWFAGNKHSVRFGLQSIYHTITPSSASGTSVSSFPRNSRYSWENALYINDDFKATEKLTVNYGLRLSMFSVLGGDTFNTYDNGVLTESRFLEKGKFGKTYVNLEPRITANYRINEVSSIKGGYARNTQNLHLLSNSSSGNPTDQWIGSSYSVKPEIADQISAGYSRNFNNNNYEINAEVYYKTMQNQIDFKNGAEITFDAAADVEGELLFGKGRAYGLEVIAKKKNGKLTGWISYTLSKTERKINGINDNNWYNARQDKTHDLSVVATYELNPKWSFSGLFVYSTGNAVTFPTGKYDLLGQTIFQYSKRNADRMPAYHRMDLSATYEPNKNKRWKSSWSFGIYNVYGRENAYTIAFEDNPDNPGTTRAMQTSLFKFVPNITYNFKF; translated from the coding sequence ATGGGAACCGAAACTTTGAGCATCAAAAGCATCGAAAAACTTCCTGTTTTGTTTGGTGAAAAAGATGTTTTGAAAACGATTCAACTTTTACCCGGAATCAAAAGCAATGGAGAAGGCAGCAGTGGTTTCAGTGTAAGAGGAGGCGCAACCGATCAGAATTTAATTTTATTGGATGAAGCACCGGTTTACAATGCATCGCATTTACTAGGATTTTTCAGCACATTCAACAGTGATGCACTGAAGGATGCAAGTATCATTAAAGGAAACAGTCCGGCGCAATATGGCGGTCGACTCTCTTCGGTGATGGATGTGAAAATGAAAGACGGAAACAACAAAGATTACAACGTCAACGGAGGAATTGGTTTGATTAGCAGTCGATTGAGTGTAGAAGGACCAATTCAGAAAGAAAAATCTTCATTCATTGTTTCAGGCAGAAGAACATATGCCGATGTTTTCCTGAAAGCGACTGATGATTTTAAAGACAGCAAGCTTTATTTTTATGATTTAAATTTAAAAGCTAATTACCAGATCAATGAAAACAACCGTTTGTATATTTCTGGATATTTCGGAAGAGATGTTTTGGGGTTAGGGAATACATTTTCAACCGATTGGGGAAATACGACAGCAACTTTGCGTTGGAACAGCATCATCAACAGTAAATTATTCTCGAATACTTCATTTATTTACAGTAATTACGATTACAAAGTCAGTCTTACGAGTAACGACAATACGTTCGGATTAGATTCACAGATCCAAGACTGGAATCTAAAGCAGGATTTCTCGTGGTTTGCGGGAAATAAACATTCTGTTCGTTTTGGTTTACAGTCTATCTATCATACCATTACGCCGAGCAGTGCTTCGGGAACGAGTGTAAGTAGTTTTCCGAGAAATTCAAGATATTCCTGGGAAAACGCATTGTATATTAATGATGATTTTAAAGCTACAGAAAAGTTGACGGTGAATTATGGTTTAAGACTGTCGATGTTCAGTGTTTTGGGTGGAGATACTTTTAATACCTATGACAATGGAGTTTTAACCGAAAGCCGATTTTTAGAAAAAGGAAAATTCGGAAAAACATATGTTAATTTGGAGCCACGAATTACTGCCAACTATAGAATCAATGAGGTGAGCAGCATCAAAGGTGGATACGCAAGAAATACTCAGAATCTTCACTTGCTCAGCAACAGCAGCAGCGGAAACCCTACCGATCAGTGGATTGGAAGCAGCTATTCGGTGAAGCCTGAGATTGCAGATCAGATCAGTGCTGGATATAGCAGAAATTTCAACAACAATAATTACGAAATCAATGCAGAAGTGTATTACAAAACGATGCAGAATCAGATTGATTTTAAAAACGGTGCTGAAATTACGTTTGACGCAGCAGCTGATGTTGAAGGTGAATTGTTGTTTGGAAAAGGCAGAGCCTACGGTTTAGAAGTCATTGCAAAAAAGAAAAACGGAAAACTGACAGGCTGGATTTCTTACACCTTATCAAAAACGGAAAGAAAAATAAACGGAATCAACGATAACAATTGGTACAACGCCAGACAGGATAAAACCCACGATTTATCGGTTGTTGCGACATACGAGCTAAATCCTAAATGGTCTTTTTCGGGGTTGTTTGTGTACAGCACAGGAAATGCAGTGACTTTCCCGACTGGGAAGTATGATTTGCTTGGACAAACGATTTTCCAATACAGCAAACGAAATGCTGACAGAATGCCCGCTTACCACAGAATGGATTTGAGCGCAACCTACGAACCCAATAAAAACAAACGTTGGAAAAGCTCATGGTCTTTCGGGATTTATAATGTGTACGGAAGAGAAAATGCCTACACCATTGCCTTCGAAGACAACCCAGATAATCCTGGAACAACCAGAGCAATGCAGACTTCACTCTTCAAGTTTGTTCCGAATATAACGTATAATTTTAAATTTTAA
- a CDS encoding sodium:solute symporter, translating to MSTIDWTVLICTLVAVVVYGVFIGRGQKSNESYLKADNKMPWYIVLIGIMATQASAITFLSAPGQAYTDGMRFVQYYFGLPLAMIVICITFIPIFQRLNVYTAYEYLENRFDKKTRVLTSLLFLFSRGLSTGISIYAPSIILSSVLNWNIYVTNVLTGGILLIYTYVGGAKAIAHTQKLQFLIILGTMAFAGYLLIQNMPNGIGFKDALYLAGKSGKLNVITTEFDWKDKYNIWSGLIGGFFLALSYFGTDQSQVGRYITAKDNTNAKMGLLLNGLVKIPMQFAILLIGALLFAFFSLKPAPIYFNERSYQHLKETQPEQAAVFEKEHQDLQIKFNSESKEILKLKETQSPQLKERIQDFKNTQTEVKELHGRVEEAINHSNFNAEKTDTNYIFLYFVKNTLPVGMIGLLFAVIFLASWGSISAALNSLAACSLKDVHLIFKKEIPDDATELKYSRLHTLAWGIFSIGVAMFATQMGSLIEAVNVLGSLFYGPILGIFLVAFYYKKITGSNVFIAAILSEIVVIAVYNFDIVSFLWLNVIGAAAVIIFSAIGLLFYKPKAVNS from the coding sequence ATGAGTACGATAGATTGGACTGTTCTTATTTGTACACTTGTTGCAGTGGTTGTTTACGGCGTATTTATCGGTCGTGGCCAAAAAAGCAACGAATCCTACCTGAAAGCAGATAATAAAATGCCCTGGTACATTGTGCTGATAGGTATCATGGCTACGCAGGCAAGTGCCATTACTTTTCTTTCGGCACCGGGTCAGGCTTATACAGACGGCATGCGTTTCGTTCAGTATTACTTTGGTTTGCCTTTGGCGATGATTGTGATCTGTATCACTTTCATTCCTATTTTTCAACGCTTAAATGTTTACACGGCTTATGAATATCTGGAAAACCGTTTTGATAAAAAAACAAGGGTTCTCACTTCACTGCTTTTTCTTTTTTCCAGAGGCTTATCAACAGGAATAAGCATTTACGCTCCGAGTATCATCTTATCAAGCGTTTTAAACTGGAATATTTATGTAACCAATGTTTTAACAGGCGGTATTCTGTTGATTTACACCTATGTTGGTGGAGCAAAAGCAATCGCTCACACCCAAAAATTACAGTTTCTCATTATTCTGGGAACCATGGCTTTTGCAGGGTATTTGCTTATCCAGAATATGCCGAACGGAATTGGTTTTAAGGATGCGCTTTATCTGGCGGGGAAATCCGGAAAACTCAATGTAATCACTACAGAATTCGATTGGAAAGATAAATATAATATCTGGAGTGGGCTGATTGGCGGTTTTTTTCTGGCACTTTCTTACTTCGGTACCGACCAGAGTCAGGTCGGGAGGTATATTACTGCGAAAGACAATACCAATGCAAAAATGGGCTTGCTGTTGAATGGGTTGGTTAAAATTCCGATGCAGTTTGCTATTCTCCTGATTGGTGCCTTGCTTTTCGCTTTCTTTTCTCTGAAACCGGCTCCGATTTATTTTAATGAACGATCTTATCAGCATTTAAAGGAAACACAACCTGAACAGGCTGCGGTTTTCGAAAAAGAGCATCAGGATTTACAGATAAAATTTAATTCAGAATCAAAGGAAATTTTAAAGCTGAAAGAAACTCAATCTCCTCAACTTAAAGAAAGAATTCAGGATTTTAAAAACACACAAACTGAAGTGAAAGAACTTCACGGCAGAGTAGAAGAAGCGATTAATCATTCGAACTTTAACGCTGAGAAAACGGATACGAATTATATTTTCCTTTATTTCGTGAAAAATACCTTGCCTGTAGGAATGATCGGTTTACTATTTGCTGTCATATTTCTTGCTAGTTGGGGATCAATTTCTGCTGCGCTGAATTCCCTTGCTGCCTGTTCTTTAAAAGATGTTCATCTGATCTTTAAAAAAGAAATTCCTGATGATGCAACCGAATTGAAGTATAGTCGCCTGCACACTTTAGCCTGGGGGATCTTCTCAATCGGTGTAGCCATGTTTGCCACTCAAATGGGTTCCCTTATTGAAGCGGTTAACGTATTAGGTTCTCTTTTCTACGGTCCGATATTGGGCATTTTTCTGGTCGCATTTTACTATAAAAAAATCACAGGCTCAAATGTATTTATTGCTGCAATTTTATCAGAAATTGTGGTTATTGCCGTTTATAACTTCGATATCGTTTCTTTCCTTTGGCTTAATGTAATCGGGGCAGCTGCTGTTATTATATTTTCGGCAATCGGGTTACTGTTTTATAAACCGAAAGCCGTAAATTCGTAA
- a CDS encoding carboxypeptidase-like regulatory domain-containing protein, translating into MQAIYCRIFTTIGLSVFSITAFAQERRTISGTVRDGKNGELVIGATIKVEEDPTINITANEYGFYSLSLPQGNYTIAVAYGGYENYRQTIQLDQNVKLDLILSQEKERTAQIDEVIISAVKKIKI; encoded by the coding sequence ATGCAAGCAATCTATTGTAGAATTTTTACCACAATCGGGCTTTCGGTTTTCAGCATTACAGCTTTTGCTCAGGAACGGAGAACGATCAGTGGAACGGTACGAGACGGAAAGAATGGTGAACTCGTCATCGGAGCCACCATCAAAGTAGAAGAAGACCCAACGATCAATATCACAGCCAACGAATATGGTTTTTATTCACTTTCTCTGCCGCAGGGAAATTATACAATTGCTGTTGCATATGGAGGTTACGAGAACTATAGACAGACCATACAGCTTGATCAGAATGTAAAGTTAGATTTGATTCTGAGCCAGGAAAAAGAAAGAACTGCACAAATTGATGAAGTCATTATTTCAGCAGTAAAAAAGATAAAAATCTGA
- a CDS encoding DUF4249 domain-containing protein, which translates to MKNIFLIIVSLFLFTSCEKEIDLDLEDQSGNIVIEANVTNQPGPYQVKITKSVAFTENNIYPIVSNAVVILSDNTGQTETLHHVGQGIYETTTFTTAPGRTYSLKISAEGKEYTATSTMPQPVVLEDLQQDSFLVAGELSYTLLPIFTDPIALGNRYLFSYTLNNNPKKTFEAFSDNVNNGMLNQRPLLLPNDDEDGESEKTKVGDTINVEMQCIDTNVFTYFSSLLQIIDGGGPGGGITPSNPPSNISNGALGYFSAHTVSKKSYVIQ; encoded by the coding sequence ATGAAAAACATATTTTTAATTATTGTTTCACTGTTTTTATTCACTAGTTGTGAGAAAGAAATTGACTTAGATTTAGAGGATCAAAGCGGAAATATCGTCATTGAAGCTAACGTAACCAATCAACCTGGGCCTTATCAGGTGAAAATTACCAAATCAGTAGCATTTACAGAAAATAATATATATCCAATTGTGAGTAATGCTGTCGTTATTTTAAGTGATAACACCGGACAAACCGAAACCTTACATCATGTGGGTCAAGGGATTTACGAAACCACGACTTTTACAACCGCACCGGGTAGAACTTATTCTTTAAAAATTTCGGCAGAAGGAAAAGAATATACAGCGACGAGCACTATGCCACAACCTGTTGTGCTTGAGGATTTGCAGCAGGATTCATTCTTGGTTGCGGGGGAATTGTCTTATACTCTTTTGCCTATTTTTACAGATCCGATTGCGTTAGGAAACAGGTATCTTTTTAGCTATACTTTAAACAATAACCCGAAAAAAACATTTGAAGCATTTTCTGATAATGTTAACAATGGAATGCTCAACCAAAGACCTTTGTTGCTTCCAAATGACGATGAAGACGGTGAAAGTGAAAAAACAAAAGTAGGTGACACCATCAATGTAGAAATGCAATGTATTGATACCAACGTTTTTACCTATTTTTCCTCATTATTACAAATTATCGATGGTGGCGGTCCTGGTGGAGGAATAACACCGTCAAACCCGCCAAGCAACATCAGTAATGGTGCATTAGGATATTTTTCGGCACATACAGTCAGCAAAAAGAGTTATGTGATTCAGTAA
- a CDS encoding MFS transporter: protein MSVKQPNISLPLKLTFLVFSMVLNCMGIVILQLSEQNITYDKLGFLESFKDIPIAIFSLFAVNFISRFGTKKSLIFALMLVGTCSLFLPFVEVFWFFKLWFAIIGTCFAIGKICVYGIIRNNMTEEKSLAKTMNSVEASFMIGIFVVNTGFGWLISSQFGEYWKFGFMSISLISFFTVFLFIKAKIAEPENKSNKILPDLSEFGKLPFILFFAVSFFIIFIEQSFNSWLPAFYKDHLKVNSFFALQASSFLALFSFTGRAITSKIIHKFSLSRYFMMCLFMIIFLLVVISIIQFNFTEHPKVLLFLFPVIGLFLSPLYPVINSKMIAKIDKDKINTFTSLIVIVSSVSSSLNSMTISLLFKNQILTYYSLYILGAVIIVSVLAYFYFKNNAFK, encoded by the coding sequence ATGAGTGTTAAGCAACCCAATATTTCTCTTCCGCTAAAGCTTACCTTCTTAGTTTTTTCAATGGTTCTAAACTGTATGGGGATTGTGATACTGCAGCTTTCAGAACAAAATATCACTTACGATAAATTGGGATTCTTAGAATCTTTTAAAGATATACCAATTGCCATTTTTTCACTTTTCGCCGTTAATTTCATCAGCAGATTCGGGACTAAAAAATCCTTGATTTTTGCATTAATGTTAGTTGGTACTTGCTCATTATTTTTACCTTTTGTTGAAGTATTTTGGTTTTTCAAGCTGTGGTTTGCAATTATTGGGACTTGTTTTGCGATTGGGAAAATCTGTGTTTACGGGATTATCCGAAATAATATGACCGAAGAAAAATCTTTAGCAAAAACCATGAATAGTGTAGAAGCATCTTTCATGATTGGTATTTTTGTTGTGAACACGGGTTTTGGGTGGCTAATTTCAAGTCAATTTGGAGAATATTGGAAATTTGGATTTATGTCTATTTCCCTCATTTCTTTTTTCACGGTTTTCCTTTTTATAAAAGCTAAAATTGCTGAACCGGAAAATAAAAGCAACAAAATCCTCCCAGACTTATCTGAATTCGGGAAATTGCCTTTTATCCTTTTTTTTGCGGTCAGTTTTTTTATAATTTTTATCGAGCAGAGCTTTAATTCTTGGCTTCCAGCTTTTTACAAAGACCATTTGAAAGTCAATTCTTTTTTTGCGTTGCAGGCCTCCTCTTTTCTAGCACTTTTCTCCTTCACAGGCAGAGCAATCACATCAAAGATTATTCATAAATTTTCATTGTCCAGATATTTCATGATGTGTTTATTCATGATTATATTTTTGCTGGTGGTTATCTCAATCATTCAATTTAATTTTACAGAACATCCGAAAGTTCTATTATTTCTATTTCCCGTCATCGGATTATTTCTTTCACCTCTATATCCGGTAATTAACTCGAAGATGATTGCTAAAATTGATAAGGATAAAATCAATACTTTCACTTCTCTAATTGTAATTGTGTCTTCAGTAAGCAGTTCTTTAAACTCAATGACGATTTCATTATTATTTAAAAATCAAATACTTACCTATTACTCTCTTTACATTTTGGGAGCAGTAATAATAGTTTCCGTATTAGCCTATTTTTATTTTAAAAATAATGCATTTAAATAA
- a CDS encoding PIG-L family deacetylase: MFKNVITVFILGFFTVFGSAQQVRPSKSSEIYRELKTLKQLPKVLYLAAHPDDENTGLLSWLINDQNVETGYLSLTRGDGGQNLLGTEQGAALGLIRTHELLEARKLDGAQQFFTRAIDFGFSKNTTDTFKQWDENNITADVVWVIRKFRPDVIICRFPPTAAAGHGQHAASAVVAEKAFKLAGDKTAFPNQLKYVNVWQPKRVLWNTFRFGGVNTTAENQLKVTVGQYDAQLGMGYGELAGLSRSLHKSQGAGTQSVAGIRTEYFSHVAGEPAKASLFDGVVKTWTAKGKADIDQSLDQIISTFNFNNPDQSLPALLVLRKKVMALKDSDLKKDKIKALDNIILSCAGLMGEVVTNQAEAVAGDHYNFRLNLISRATNPVVLEDVKWLGESESFNRKLSKDSLITIQHDIQIPADAALTEPYWLAKPPTNAATFSVPNDTLIGLPEAESPLNVLLGLKIGLEKFQVKLPLSFKKLDPVRGDVVEALRIVPALELKFTQPLYLVKENEDLHLSLNLKVNSAKKFSNGKVNLMYNGERLGGSDVSSLNGKDTTIDYVIPKAKLAAIHSSRLQLDANFVADGVTYNKKQVLIQYPHLPSLQYFSPASVTVMKGDIQAKVKKVGYIEGAGDFIPEFLRMTGIQVDVLKDEDFYGNIDESGGNDSQNKLSQYDAIVLGVRANNTEKKLGRWMPFLWSYAKAGGNLVMQYNTNQDTTVNQLGMYNFNIANKRVTEENTVVTFLNPNHKLLNFPNKITADDFKGWVQERGAYFPDQWDVAYEPLFEMHDIGEEPLQGSALYTKYGKGNFIYTPLAFFRQLPAGNVGAARLFLNFLSAQKN; encoded by the coding sequence ATGTTCAAAAACGTAATCACTGTATTTATCCTTGGCTTCTTTACGGTTTTTGGTTCGGCCCAACAGGTTCGGCCCTCAAAATCATCTGAAATTTACCGCGAACTCAAAACCCTTAAACAGCTGCCTAAAGTTCTTTATCTTGCGGCTCATCCCGATGATGAAAATACAGGATTACTTTCCTGGTTAATCAACGACCAAAATGTAGAAACAGGCTATTTGTCTTTAACCAGAGGTGATGGTGGTCAGAATTTATTAGGCACAGAGCAAGGTGCAGCGTTGGGTTTAATCAGAACGCATGAGCTTTTGGAGGCAAGAAAGTTAGACGGCGCCCAACAGTTTTTTACTCGTGCGATTGATTTCGGGTTTTCTAAAAATACTACCGATACCTTTAAACAATGGGATGAAAATAATATTACAGCTGATGTAGTTTGGGTCATCCGTAAATTCCGTCCTGATGTTATCATTTGTCGTTTTCCGCCTACTGCTGCGGCAGGTCATGGACAACATGCGGCTTCGGCTGTGGTTGCGGAAAAAGCTTTTAAGCTGGCAGGTGATAAAACAGCTTTCCCAAATCAACTAAAATATGTCAACGTATGGCAGCCAAAACGCGTATTGTGGAATACTTTCCGTTTTGGTGGGGTCAATACGACAGCTGAAAATCAACTGAAAGTTACCGTTGGGCAATATGATGCGCAACTGGGAATGGGCTATGGTGAACTGGCAGGATTAAGCAGAAGTTTACATAAAAGCCAAGGTGCAGGAACACAGTCTGTGGCCGGCATCAGAACTGAATATTTTAGTCACGTTGCTGGTGAGCCTGCAAAAGCATCACTTTTTGACGGAGTCGTTAAAACCTGGACTGCAAAAGGAAAGGCTGATATTGACCAATCATTAGATCAAATTATTTCAACTTTCAATTTCAATAATCCAGACCAGAGCTTGCCCGCTTTGCTTGTTTTGAGAAAAAAGGTGATGGCATTGAAAGATTCAGACCTAAAAAAGGATAAAATTAAAGCTCTTGACAATATAATTCTAAGCTGTGCGGGATTGATGGGCGAGGTAGTGACCAATCAGGCTGAAGCTGTTGCCGGGGATCACTACAATTTCAGATTAAATCTGATTTCAAGAGCTACAAATCCTGTTGTTTTAGAAGATGTAAAATGGTTAGGTGAATCAGAAAGCTTCAACAGAAAATTATCAAAAGATTCTTTAATTACCATTCAGCATGACATTCAGATTCCTGCAGATGCAGCACTCACAGAACCTTACTGGCTGGCAAAACCTCCCACGAATGCGGCAACTTTCTCTGTTCCGAATGATACTTTAATCGGTTTGCCTGAGGCAGAATCACCACTGAATGTTTTGCTTGGTTTAAAAATCGGCTTGGAAAAGTTTCAGGTTAAACTTCCTTTATCTTTCAAGAAATTAGACCCGGTTCGTGGTGATGTGGTCGAAGCCTTGCGCATTGTTCCTGCATTGGAACTTAAATTTACACAACCACTTTATTTAGTTAAAGAAAATGAAGATCTACATTTGAGTTTAAATCTTAAGGTTAATTCCGCCAAAAAGTTCAGTAATGGTAAAGTAAACCTGATGTATAACGGAGAACGGCTAGGCGGTTCTGATGTAAGTTCGCTCAATGGAAAAGATACGACCATCGATTACGTTATTCCAAAAGCTAAGCTTGCCGCAATACATTCATCCCGTTTGCAATTGGATGCCAATTTTGTTGCAGATGGTGTCACTTATAATAAAAAACAGGTATTAATTCAGTACCCGCATTTACCTTCCTTACAATATTTTTCGCCTGCAAGTGTAACAGTAATGAAAGGCGATATTCAGGCGAAGGTTAAAAAAGTGGGGTACATAGAAGGTGCGGGCGATTTCATTCCTGAGTTCCTTCGCATGACAGGTATTCAGGTAGATGTATTGAAAGACGAAGATTTTTATGGCAACATAGATGAATCTGGCGGAAATGATAGTCAAAACAAGCTATCGCAATATGATGCAATCGTACTTGGTGTTCGTGCAAACAATACAGAGAAAAAACTGGGTCGCTGGATGCCTTTTTTATGGTCTTATGCAAAAGCCGGAGGTAATCTAGTGATGCAGTATAACACCAATCAGGATACAACCGTTAACCAATTGGGGATGTACAATTTCAATATTGCCAATAAACGGGTTACCGAAGAAAATACTGTGGTTACGTTTTTAAATCCAAATCATAAATTACTGAACTTTCCGAACAAAATTACTGCTGATGATTTTAAAGGTTGGGTACAGGAGCGCGGCGCCTATTTTCCTGATCAATGGGATGTAGCGTATGAACCTCTTTTTGAAATGCACGATATAGGTGAAGAACCTCTACAAGGATCAGCTTTATATACCAAATACGGTAAGGGTAATTTCATTTATACACCATTGGCATTTTTCAGACAACTACCTGCGGGAAATGTTGGGGCAGCACGTTTATTTTTAAACTTTTTATCTGCACAGAAAAACTGA
- a CDS encoding DUF2911 domain-containing protein, with amino-acid sequence MKTIIKSAVVVVATMTISLNAFAQDTKKPASPAATATGKIKDATITIAYNSPSVKGRKIWGDLEAYNKVWRAGANEATTFETDKDITVQGKKLPAGKYSFFLIPKESGTWTAIFNKEAKQWGAYKYEESKDALRVDVKTKALPATQETLMYKINNNGFTMDWDKISVPVEIK; translated from the coding sequence ATGAAAACCATCATTAAATCTGCTGTCGTCGTTGTTGCGACAATGACGATCTCCTTGAATGCCTTTGCACAGGACACTAAAAAACCTGCCAGCCCTGCGGCTACTGCAACCGGAAAAATTAAGGATGCGACAATCACAATAGCTTATAACAGTCCTTCTGTTAAAGGACGTAAAATCTGGGGTGACTTGGAAGCTTACAACAAAGTTTGGCGTGCAGGTGCCAATGAAGCAACTACTTTCGAAACCGATAAGGACATTACCGTTCAGGGTAAAAAATTGCCTGCTGGTAAATATAGTTTTTTCTTAATCCCTAAAGAATCAGGAACCTGGACTGCGATTTTTAACAAAGAGGCAAAACAATGGGGAGCTTATAAATATGAAGAATCTAAAGATGCTTTACGTGTTGATGTAAAAACAAAAGCTTTACCAGCAACACAGGAAACTTTAATGTATAAAATAAACAATAACGGATTCACAATGGATTGGGATAAAATTTCAGTTCCTGTAGAGATAAAATAA